A part of Myxococcus landrumus genomic DNA contains:
- a CDS encoding dihydroorotase has translation MSATVLFRRGRVIDPRNGVDGVRDVLVRDGKVAEVSDTPLPVPPGAEVVEAAGRWVLPGFIDLHVHLREPGEEGKETVLTGCRAAVAGGFTAVVAMPNTKVVNDSGLVTELVLSRARAANLCHVYPAGAITKGLKGEELAETGELVSSGCVAITDDGRPVMNAALMRRALQYATMFGVPVMVHEEDLTLSAGGAMHEGSVSTRLGLRGIPASAEVAMVARDLVLLEETKGRLHIAHVSCEGSVRLIREAKRRGLFVTAEATPHHVILDDRAVGDYDTHAKMAPPLRADRDVEALREALVDGTIDAIATDHAPHGVLDKQVEFEKGINGIVGLETALGLTLELVHAGLLDAKRAVELLTHGPAKAFGLPGGHLAPGAPADITVVDPLEEWTVDAHRFYSRSRNTPFHGRKQKGRVVQTWVSGRKVYADGQVKESR, from the coding sequence ATGAGCGCCACGGTCCTTTTCCGAAGAGGCCGCGTCATCGACCCGCGCAACGGTGTCGACGGAGTGCGGGACGTCCTCGTGCGCGACGGCAAGGTGGCCGAGGTCTCCGACACGCCGCTGCCCGTGCCTCCGGGCGCGGAGGTGGTGGAGGCCGCGGGCCGCTGGGTGCTGCCGGGCTTCATCGACCTGCATGTGCACCTGCGCGAGCCCGGCGAGGAGGGCAAGGAGACGGTCCTCACCGGCTGTCGCGCCGCCGTGGCGGGTGGCTTCACCGCCGTGGTCGCCATGCCCAACACCAAGGTGGTCAACGACAGCGGGCTCGTCACGGAGCTGGTGCTGTCGAGGGCCCGCGCGGCCAACCTCTGCCACGTGTATCCCGCGGGGGCCATCACCAAGGGCCTCAAGGGCGAGGAGCTGGCGGAGACGGGCGAGCTGGTGTCCTCGGGCTGCGTCGCCATCACCGACGACGGGCGCCCGGTGATGAACGCGGCGCTCATGCGGCGCGCGCTCCAGTACGCGACGATGTTCGGCGTGCCCGTCATGGTCCATGAGGAGGACCTGACGCTGTCCGCCGGCGGTGCCATGCACGAGGGCTCGGTCTCCACGCGCCTGGGCCTGCGGGGCATCCCCGCCTCGGCGGAGGTGGCGATGGTGGCGCGCGACCTGGTGCTCCTGGAGGAGACGAAGGGCCGGCTGCACATCGCCCACGTGTCGTGCGAGGGCAGCGTGCGCCTGATTCGCGAGGCGAAGCGCCGGGGCCTGTTCGTCACGGCCGAGGCGACGCCCCACCACGTCATCCTGGATGACCGGGCGGTGGGCGACTACGACACGCACGCGAAGATGGCGCCGCCCCTGCGCGCGGACCGGGACGTGGAGGCGCTGCGCGAGGCGCTGGTGGATGGCACCATCGACGCCATCGCCACCGACCACGCGCCCCACGGCGTTTTGGACAAGCAGGTGGAGTTCGAGAAGGGCATCAACGGGATTGTCGGGCTGGAGACGGCCCTGGGGCTCACGCTGGAGCTGGTGCATGCGGGACTGCTCGACGCGAAGCGCGCGGTGGAGCTCCTGACGCACGGTCCGGCGAAGGCGTTCGGCCTGCCGGGCGGCCACCTGGCCCCCGGGGCTCCGGCGGACATCACCGTGGTGGACCCCTTGGAGGAGTGGACGGTGGATGCCCACCGGTTCTATTCCCGCAGCCGGAATACGCCCTTCCATGGCCGTAAGCAGAAGGGCCGCGTGGTGCAGACCTGGGTTT
- the lepB gene encoding signal peptidase I, protein MNAASPSATPPAKLATAMAARRTPEQVRARRALLWREMLTSLWAPLCIVAIVMFPYTLLIEYVPTAASWAQPAMKGLGLLMVAYFVALLVWRNASPREKKLRRLRHEAHELIAENQRILQKPQVHERLAASVTEQITEQALKVEAASAQGDADVLVKEVRALESLTAQHLGAFRKESAADFVGGFVKMLLVALVFRTFIVEPYRIPSGSMLPTLQIGDQVFINKFLYGVRVPFANVVPFVIVRPPARGDVIVFNNPVNEATDYIKRVVGVPGDTVEMIDGVVYINGQAQQRELVNGEYVVHNVTDDGRWFDQQEALYQENLGGVPHNVLQTPARMPHREGPYVVPEGHVFVMGDNRDNSSDSRHGLGVTGYGTTEFVPYGHIKGKAMVVWLSLGYHGLLHGLFGGTGLRVDRFFEPVR, encoded by the coding sequence ATGAACGCTGCCAGTCCTTCCGCTACCCCTCCCGCGAAGCTGGCGACTGCGATGGCGGCCCGGCGCACCCCTGAACAGGTGCGCGCGCGCCGTGCGCTCCTGTGGCGGGAGATGCTCACCAGCCTGTGGGCCCCGCTGTGCATCGTCGCCATCGTGATGTTCCCGTACACGCTGCTCATCGAGTACGTGCCCACCGCGGCGTCGTGGGCACAGCCCGCGATGAAGGGGCTGGGGCTGCTGATGGTGGCGTACTTCGTCGCGCTGCTGGTCTGGCGCAACGCCTCCCCTCGGGAGAAGAAGCTGCGCCGGCTGCGGCACGAGGCGCACGAGCTCATCGCCGAGAACCAGCGCATCCTCCAGAAGCCCCAGGTGCACGAGCGGCTCGCCGCGTCCGTGACGGAGCAGATCACCGAGCAGGCGCTCAAGGTGGAGGCGGCCTCGGCGCAGGGTGACGCGGACGTGCTGGTGAAGGAGGTGAGGGCGCTGGAGTCGCTCACCGCGCAGCACCTGGGCGCGTTCCGCAAGGAGTCCGCCGCCGACTTCGTGGGCGGCTTCGTGAAGATGCTGCTGGTGGCGCTGGTGTTCCGCACCTTCATCGTGGAGCCCTACCGCATCCCCTCGGGCTCCATGCTGCCCACGCTGCAGATTGGGGATCAGGTCTTCATCAACAAGTTCCTCTACGGCGTGCGCGTCCCGTTCGCCAACGTCGTGCCGTTCGTCATCGTCCGCCCGCCGGCGCGCGGCGACGTCATCGTCTTCAACAACCCCGTCAACGAGGCCACCGACTACATCAAGCGCGTGGTGGGCGTGCCCGGCGACACGGTGGAGATGATTGACGGCGTGGTCTACATCAACGGCCAGGCGCAGCAGCGCGAGCTCGTCAACGGCGAGTACGTCGTCCACAACGTCACGGACGACGGGCGGTGGTTCGACCAGCAAGAGGCGCTCTACCAGGAGAACCTCGGCGGCGTGCCGCACAACGTGCTCCAGACGCCCGCCCGGATGCCCCATCGGGAGGGGCCCTACGTGGTGCCCGAGGGCCATGTCTTCGTCATGGGCGACAACCGCGACAACAGCTCCGACAGCCGCCACGGCCTGGGCGTCACCGGCTACGGCACGACGGAGTTCGTGCCCTATGGCCACATCAAGGGCAAGGCGATGGTCGTGTGGCTGTCGCTGGGCTACCACGGCCTCCTGCATGGGCTGTTTGGTGGCACGGGCCTGCGGGTGGACCGCTTCTTCGAGCCGGTTCGCTGA
- the lepA gene encoding translation elongation factor 4 gives MPAENAHIRNFCIIAHIDHGKSTLADRLLDKTGTLSKREAQAQFLDNMDIERERGITIKAQSVRMNYTAKDGKQYVLNLIDTPGHVDFAYEVSRSLAACEGCLLVVDASQGVEAQTLANVYMALDHNLEIIPVINKIDLPSADVERTRGEIEDVIGIDASVAVPASAKEGIGIHEILESVVARVPPPKGEPSAPLKALIFDSWYDNYRGVVTLVRVLEGTLKLKQKIKLWSNNKVFEVQELGVFSPFSRPVQQLMAGEVGVLVANIKELQDAKVGDTVTEEARPTETPFPGFQEVKPMVFSGIFPVESDQYENLRDALAKLKLNDAAFTYEPESSTALGFGFRCGYLGLLHMEIVQERLEREYNLDLITTAPSVVYRITTSKGETQLVDNPAKLPPVQTIEKFEEPVLTCHIHVPNDHLGAILKLCQERRGVQKDMKYLGSSGQRVQVTYEMPLAEVVFDFFDKLKSVSRGYASLDYELSGYQEADLARLDILINGDPVDALSVIVHRERAYLRGREVCQKLKEVIPKQMYEVAIQAAIGAKIISRETISAIRKNVLAKCYGGDISRKRKLLEKQKEGKKRMKQVGTVEIPQEAFLAVLKTEQ, from the coding sequence ATGCCGGCTGAAAACGCGCACATCCGCAACTTCTGCATCATCGCCCATATCGACCACGGAAAGTCGACGCTCGCTGATCGTCTCCTCGACAAGACGGGGACATTGAGCAAGCGCGAGGCGCAGGCCCAGTTCCTCGACAACATGGACATCGAGCGCGAACGGGGCATCACCATCAAGGCCCAGTCCGTGCGGATGAACTACACCGCGAAGGACGGCAAGCAGTACGTCCTCAACCTCATTGATACGCCGGGACACGTCGACTTCGCCTACGAGGTGAGCCGCAGCCTCGCCGCGTGCGAGGGCTGCCTCCTGGTGGTGGACGCGTCGCAGGGCGTGGAGGCGCAGACGCTGGCCAACGTCTACATGGCGCTGGACCACAACCTGGAGATCATCCCGGTCATCAACAAGATCGACCTGCCCAGCGCGGACGTGGAGCGCACGCGCGGGGAGATCGAAGACGTCATCGGCATCGACGCGTCGGTGGCGGTGCCGGCCTCCGCGAAGGAAGGCATCGGCATCCACGAGATTCTCGAGTCGGTGGTGGCCCGTGTGCCGCCGCCGAAAGGCGAGCCGAGCGCGCCGCTCAAGGCCCTCATCTTCGACTCCTGGTACGACAACTACCGGGGCGTGGTGACGCTGGTGCGCGTGCTCGAGGGCACGCTCAAGCTCAAGCAGAAGATCAAGCTCTGGAGCAACAACAAGGTCTTCGAGGTCCAGGAACTGGGCGTGTTCAGCCCGTTCTCCCGCCCGGTGCAGCAGCTCATGGCGGGCGAAGTGGGCGTGCTCGTCGCCAACATCAAGGAGCTCCAGGACGCCAAGGTCGGTGACACCGTCACCGAAGAGGCCCGGCCCACGGAGACGCCGTTCCCCGGCTTCCAGGAAGTCAAGCCGATGGTGTTCTCCGGCATCTTCCCGGTGGAGTCGGACCAGTACGAGAACCTGCGTGACGCGCTGGCGAAGCTGAAGCTCAACGACGCCGCCTTCACCTACGAGCCCGAGTCCTCCACGGCGCTCGGCTTCGGCTTCCGGTGCGGCTACCTGGGCCTGCTGCACATGGAGATCGTCCAGGAGCGCCTGGAGCGCGAGTACAACCTGGACCTCATCACCACCGCGCCCAGCGTGGTGTACCGGATCACCACCAGCAAGGGCGAGACGCAGCTGGTGGACAACCCGGCCAAGCTGCCGCCGGTGCAGACCATCGAGAAGTTCGAGGAGCCGGTCCTCACCTGTCACATCCACGTCCCCAATGACCACCTGGGCGCCATCCTGAAGCTGTGCCAGGAGCGCCGCGGTGTGCAGAAGGACATGAAGTACCTGGGCAGCAGCGGGCAGCGCGTGCAGGTGACGTACGAGATGCCGCTGGCCGAGGTCGTCTTCGACTTCTTCGACAAGCTCAAGAGCGTGTCGCGCGGCTACGCGAGCCTCGACTACGAGCTGTCTGGCTACCAGGAGGCGGACCTGGCGCGCCTGGACATCCTCATCAACGGGGACCCGGTGGACGCGCTGAGCGTCATCGTGCACCGCGAGCGCGCCTACCTGCGCGGCCGCGAGGTGTGCCAGAAGCTGAAGGAAGTCATTCCCAAGCAGATGTACGAGGTGGCCATCCAGGCGGCCATCGGCGCGAAGATCATCTCGCGTGAGACCATCTCCGCGATTCGCAAGAACGTGCTCGCCAAGTGCTACGGCGGCGATATCAGCCGCAAGCGCAAGCTCCTCGAGAAGCAGAAGGAGGGCAAGAAGCGCATGAAGCAGGTGGGTACGGTGGAGATTCCGCAGGAGGCATTCCTCGCGGTCCTCAAGACGGAGCAGTAG
- a CDS encoding aspartate carbamoyltransferase catalytic subunit, translating to MRHLLGIEGWRRDELEAVLDRARAHLPGGPDTTHLLRGKVVANLFFEDSTRTRTSFHMAARGLGAGVLDWSPSGSSTSKGETLLDTARNIEATGPVAIVMRHRSSGAPHLVAKHVRCVVINAGDGTHEHPSQALLDAFTLRQRWGSLDGRTVLIVGDILHSRVARSNLWCLKALGARVIVCGPPTLVPPGLEALGAEVTHNLDAVLPQADAVMCLRLQLERMSEAFLPSTREYSRLFGLTTAREERMKAGALVMHPGPINRGLELAPAVADGARSVILEQVSNGVAVRRAILEVCTS from the coding sequence ATGAGACACCTCCTTGGAATCGAAGGCTGGCGCCGGGACGAGCTCGAAGCGGTGCTCGACAGGGCGCGTGCGCACCTGCCCGGTGGTCCAGACACCACCCACCTCCTGCGCGGCAAGGTGGTCGCCAACCTCTTCTTCGAGGACTCGACCCGGACGCGCACTTCGTTCCACATGGCCGCTCGCGGCCTGGGCGCGGGTGTCCTCGACTGGAGCCCTTCCGGCTCGTCCACCTCGAAAGGGGAGACGCTGCTGGATACCGCACGCAACATCGAGGCGACGGGGCCGGTGGCCATCGTCATGCGCCACCGCTCGTCGGGTGCGCCTCACCTGGTGGCGAAGCACGTGCGGTGTGTCGTCATCAACGCCGGTGACGGCACGCACGAGCACCCCTCGCAGGCCCTCCTGGATGCCTTCACCCTGCGGCAGCGCTGGGGCAGCCTGGACGGCCGCACGGTGCTCATCGTCGGAGACATCCTCCACAGCCGCGTGGCCCGCTCGAACCTCTGGTGCCTGAAGGCGCTGGGCGCCCGGGTCATCGTCTGCGGTCCTCCCACGCTCGTTCCACCGGGGCTGGAGGCGCTGGGCGCGGAAGTGACGCACAACCTGGACGCGGTGCTCCCGCAGGCGGATGCAGTGATGTGCCTGCGCCTCCAGCTTGAGCGCATGAGCGAGGCCTTCCTTCCTTCCACGCGGGAGTACTCGCGGCTGTTCGGGCTCACGACGGCCCGCGAAGAGCGGATGAAGGCGGGAGCGCTGGTGATGCACCCGGGCCCCATCAACCGGGGGCTGGAGCTGGCGCCCGCAGTGGCGGACGGGGCTCGCAGCGTCATCCTGGAGCAGGTGTCCAACGGCGTCGCCGTGCGGCGGGCCATCCTCGAGGTGTGCACGTCATGA